The Setaria viridis chromosome 9, Setaria_viridis_v4.0, whole genome shotgun sequence sequence CCTGcagtccattttacccttcacCAGCTCTGCACCGTGGTGCTGCTGAGCGCTGAGACGAGGAGCCGCCCGGAGTCTCATGGTGCCCTGTCCAAGTAGCTCTAACTTCGCAATTGAGTGGGTCACTCTGCTAGTTAACCATAAAGCGTGTACTTGACTTGCAAGCATCGTTATACTGCTGATTCAAGTACTGGCACATCCATCTAAAATATTGTACTAGCGCTCAGTTTTGTACACTGGAGTGATGCTGAAACGGGAAAATCTTCATGATCTAGAATAATAAATAACTGGACGGACCCTCATTTCACTGGAGCTCAAACATAACAGTTGGACTTGCAAGGCGATCTGGTCACTCCTTGCCATTCTGAACCAGCCTTCCTTACACAAGCAGCAGCCAGCCCTTCGCCGGGTTAAATTAGCGGAAATGAGTGCAAATTTACAAGACAGCAGCATCTTTACACGGCTGGCTTTCCCTCGGTCTAGAACTAGTTAAACATGCATTACCTAGCTAACAGGCACGGTCTTAACCGTCCTCTTCTACAGAGAACGCAAAAATGGAGGCTGCTCAGTGCTCAGGGCAGGGCGATTGGATTCGATCACACGAAAGACCAGTTGACGAAGCAGAAGGCGAGGCAGTGCACATTGCTGTCCTCGCCGAGAACTTTCCATGCGATGGCTTGCTCGTAGGAGACATGGCGGCCCATTCCAGATAAGCACACACCAGCTGGCAGGTATGCGTAACCCTGAACAGAGAAGCTCAAGGATCAATTCCAACCTCAACCATGACAAGCAACCTTTAAAAATGGACACACCATGGAAGGAAATTAACAGTTGATAGAACTAAGAAACAGGTAATTGCGAACAGCAGCCATGTCTGAAATGGCAGGTTCCAGGTTCTGTTCAGCAGGTGCGGATCCAACAAGAAGGATCACAACTTTTCTTCTACCATGAATAACAACAGGAACTCCATACCCTTCCTAAGATTCTTCAAGCATAAAGGAAAAATGCTAGCCGCTAGGTGCAAGGAGTTTGCGTTTTTCAAGCATGAAAAATTGTATATGCTGCATTCAAAAGACTGCATGACAGCTATACATTTTGCATGCTGATACACATATCATACTAAAACTGGATGTCGCTTGCctgaaaaaagggaaaaaatcaCATTACATGGTTGAATTCAGAAATTGTACCTGTTCCATCAGTTTAGGGATCTCTGCATGTAATGCCTTTCTACCAGCTTCATCGAAGATCTTGTCCAGTGTGAGATCTTGTAGAGCAATTAGAGTTGTTTCTAACATGTCAATTCCCATCTGGTTGCCAAAAGTAAACACAGGCTTTTCCTGAGAACACAAAGGCACAAACGTGTGAGCTGAGCGAAGTTATGTTTATCTTGCTGTGTACAGTTAGCTAGCTTCTACAGGCAACCAAGCAACACCCTGGGCGTATCCAACATTTTCAGACTTCGAGTACATCCCTAAATTAGGCTAACCAGTTTCAATAAACGTGGAACAATGAAAGAAATAGTTACCTTGAAAGAGCAGCACAAGACAGCGTCCTGATGATCCCAGAACATTCTCAATAATGATTCCCCTGCTTCATCCGAGTGGCTGACCAGATCCACCCCCAAATGGTACCTGCAAGCATGAAGAAGTGTTATTAGCTTCATGCAAGTTTATCTTATTCTTTTCATTTCAACATTATTTTTTATAGGGACAAATGCACTAACTGGTAGCTTTTGCAAATCCAGCGAACAAGTGTTGCAGCTTCAGGGAAGCCAGAAATTATCTTCTGCCCAGTGCTCAAGCCAGACCGCGAGGGAGAAATAGCCATCGATACTCTTTGCACAGCAGAGACAATGCTTCGAACATACTGACGGGCCATAGCTGCAACGCTATCTTGGAGATGTATTTCGTAGGGGAACTGAAAGGCAATTGTCAGCACAGATCGTAGGTTGCAGTCATCCGGAGATCCATCCCCTGAGGCATGTTGCGTGGTTGTACCAACTTCAAGGCTAGAGGCCAAATCTAATGTTCTTCCAGAGGGTACACCATCCTGTGTAAGATACTGATGGTTAAATGATACGCATGTGGAAACAGGAGACAGATTAAACTAACAGTTGGGGGGTGGGGGATAGGAATAGTTTGGATTAAACCATGAACCTTAtctcaaggaaagaaagaaagtacTCAACTGATTTTATGTCCAACGGTATAACGCGAAAGCCTGAAGATATCAAGGGAGCATCATCAGGGAAAAGCTCATCGATTGGTGCAAAGACAAGCTGGAAGCAAGATCCCATTGATTTCTCCTCAATTCCAGTGCAAAGCTGAAAAATAATTCCAGTCAGAGATCTGTTAGAAGCCTTTTTTACAAGGGGGGTCCAACAACACTAGAATTATGCATAAGAaatgagaaataaaaaaggcacATTACTGCCCCAAAATTGACACACTAACGTTCCATATTTGACAGGTGATTACTCTTAGTGAGGAAATGTTTTTCCCCCTTGTTAGCACTGATTTGTAGCAACAAGACTGAACCTGGAAACCCACCAAAGCAAATCATTATTACCTGAAGCAGATGGATATCTCTTGATAAAAGACCATCGTCATGTGTCAGAGCCTGCCCTTCAAGACGAACAACTTCTAAGATCTGCATGTTGGGGCAAGGCCACAATCTCATTACACAGAAAAATATATACAGTGGGATACATAAATTTGTCTTTCATAACTGCAAATTCCATATTATTTCATCCAAATGCTATGGTCTGGTTACAAAATTACACGAAAGCTAGCCTACCAAAATGATAACACTATACCATGAAAGGACCACGCAACCAACAATGACCATCTATAGCAAATTAGCAATACAAAACAGAAAATCTGAAATGTTTCCAATAGTGAGTAAACTGTGAATGAAAACAGCACATAACAAACATTTTTCCGCAGAGGGAATTAGGGAACTGAACATACCTCCTCATTCTCCACTGTGTGAGCAAGTGGCATGATGATCTGACTCCCAGAAAATCTCATAGACCGCAACCCAGGAAGCGAACAAGGGCTCGTTTTCAGCGCTGAAGCCGAATATGCATCGAAGTTATAATCTGCCCATTCAGACCGATGTTCCCTCAGGAACCGAACAAGTACTGCTGGTGGAACACTCTGGAATACCGAACAAGAACAGAATGTGAGAACTCAAGCAATCATATTTGAATAAACCAACAAGCTATTCAGATGAGTACACAGTTTCAAGAACTTTCTTATTAAGTCTCATGCACTTGCAGTTTCCATTTAATGCAGCAAAATTAAACCTAAATGAACTAGTAGTACAAAAAATACCGTATTATAGAACCAGGCACAGTACACTCTAAAGTCATCACCGAATCAAAGACATAACTTTATAAGTTATAACAGCACGTCAGGAAACAAAGATGCTTTCTTATTGTATCAAGAAGTTATTCATACATTCATTTCAGGGTTACACAAGTGAATTGAAGTGTTGACCTCATACTTTTAGGCCCTGGATTTTAAATGAACTATAAATGTCCTAGCAACAGGCAGCTTAGCAGCCAAGTGACTAATTTAAATGGAATTTTTGCACCCTCACCTGCAGTAACATGGATGCCTTGGCACATATGATACCTCCAGGAGCACCAAAAGCACTTGCAGGATTGCTACTGTTCCTAGTCTTTTTTGAGTTGCAAGCAATGATAACATCTTCTGTGCCGTCTCCACCCATGACAGACCAACCATCATCATTGAAACCACTTATAGCATCGTTAAAGCCTCTAAAAGAACATAAAATCCGTGTTATAAATGAACAATAGTGCTCTCTCCCAAAGAAAAAGAGCTGAAGTAGCAAGAGTAATATCGTTATCTAAGACTCACCGACTAAGCCTCTGACTAAATGTTCGTAGGACAGCTGGTTGTCTCCCCAACGCATATACAACCTCTCCACTAGTTTCTTGAGCAATTTGTCTGATGTGCCGTAGTGCCTTTACAACATAACAGTCAGTGTACGATGCAGAAATTACAGATAATCCATCACTCCAAATATGTACAGTACTGGTATCCAAGGGCAAAAGGATAAACCAAAGAAGGGTGTGTTTTCTCAATAAGTAGCTCAGCAATAAATGAAAAATATATTGAACTTCACATAAGTCAATTCCATGAGCCATCTTATCTAGAAAGCTAAAACCAACAAGAACCTTGAAACACAAGTGCACCAATGACCATATGTCAACACTCCTCACATGTATAGCATGATCATGACTAATATAGGAATTCAACATGATTTCGTTGCCACTAAATGGAACTACTGCACAAATTTATACCTACATAATGGCTTAAGAGATACTGAACTCCACACCAATTCGAATCTTAAGCACTAACCATCATATGACTTACGAGAAAGGTGGGCATTTATTATACATATGCTACATTTAAACTTTATAGTGAAATGTCAAATATAAATGTCGATCTGGAAAGTTTTCAAGAACTCACTGCAGTTGTCATCTTCTGAGCAACTACCCTAGACGACTCATAGAGGGGCCGAAGAACTTCAGGAACACTCCAAGCCTGTAAGATAGGATTGCACTGAATGAGAAACTAGATGAAGAACATTCAACATCAGTGTAGCAACCatgtcgaatttgggatcataCATCAAGGTCCAGATGGTCCACTATACGCACAATCGAGCCCCCACCCTCACATTGGCGGACTAAATAGCCACTAGGAAGCATCTCAGCTCTTACAAATTGTTGTGCTGTGGCAGTGCTTTGACCACCACCTGAACCACTCAAAGATCTCTCACAGACCTGAAAGATGGAACGTATACATAGCAGACAATAATTACATTGGCTAATTTACCATTTTAGCAagttaagaaaaaaagaaaaagttcaGATCTATACGCACCACAAGACTGCCATCCTCCAAAGTGGTTGTGTACCTCAGTGTCCAAAAATCTCGTGCAGGAACTAGAGTAGTAGGAGCATACATCTGAAGGCACAACCAAAAACTATATATAAGAGCCTGTTTATCTTCAACAAATGGAATGATCAGCAACAAATTGCTAACCTGCATGTAAACAAGCTCGATGGTCCCACCATTTCCAGCTGGTAACACTGTAAAGACTTCAAGACTCCGACAATCACGGAACCAAGATGGGCGATCTTTCAAGATCTCAACAATCTGTCAAGCACACTATCATAAGAAACCTCCAGAGAATTTACTGATGGCAACAGTACGTCCCAAATTTTTCAGGAAAAGTTCTAAGTTTTGGAACCATATGTTACAAAAGATTTAATTGGATTCAGTGCTCAACATGATAAGGCAGTTATGAACAGCAGAAGATTTTGTAAACAATCCTCGGATGTGAAGCACCAAGGCTACCTGTTTTAAGAAAATTAATTGACCAAATAATAAAAAGACGATCTTAGCCCACTGGGATTGCTTTACCTGAGGTTAGGTAAGGTACATAAAAAAAACTCTTTCTGACTAGGTCTAGCGTTACACAAAGAAAACAGCTTCGGTGTTTATCCCATGGAAGCCAACAACAGAAATTCCTCAAGTAATAATAAGTTCTGAACAATGTGCTGAAGCGTAAGCTACCTTTGTTGGTTCCAGGTTCACAAGACCACAGGCACGGGCAGCAACACCGCGACAACCATGTGAAACGGTCACAATACCAAAAGAATCCGGACCAGGCTAATCACAGAAAGAGATCGATATAAGCATTTTTAAATCAGCTTAATTTCTGGGTATGGAACCTCGAAAGCTAGCAACCCACCTTCATCCCAGGCATCTGGACCCAATCAATAGCAGTCCCTGTAGCCTTTGAGAGGAACTCTGTCAGGGTCTCCTCGGCAATTGAAAGGAGCCTGGCCCAGAAGGGGGGCAAAGATTAGCATAGACAGTATAATTTAATAAAGAGTAAAGTGAACCCCTCAGTTTCGCAGTAAACTTGGCTGATTTACCCTGATGGGTTACTTGCATCCCTTAGGTTGGCAGGAGTGGTCACATTTGATTCACAGCTCACATCATTTGCTAATGAAGGCTGCAAGCAACATACAATGGTATCACAGGAAAACAAGAGTCACCATGGGCATCCAGATATGTATGAACTTCAACAAACAACAGCTGTTATAACATGGCTTGTCATCAGCAAAACTAGACTTACATTCTGCAGCTGCTGCTTCATGTACGCATTCTCGTGAACCAGCTGGGAAACCTGCTTCTGCAGGCGCTCATTCTCCTCCATAAGAAGCTTGTTCATCGCGGTTAACTTTCTGTTCACGGCCTGAAGCCTGGAAGACTCCTTACGCTGCTTATCACGGCACCTAAAACCATGAACAATGGACGCAGAATTCAGCTAGAGCGGGCAAAAAACAGATCAGCATCCATATAGAACTGGCAAGATCACGAGGGTAGAATATGTTTTGGCCATATGCTCAGAACAGGAATGAAGAGATTTTCAAGTTTGCACATCTCCATTTGGGGCAAGAATTCGTTCTCGCTAATTTCTACAGCCATCATTACACTTCACGTTGGACCTATCACAGCATTATGCTAGGAACGACAACATTCATCAGGATTCACCTCCAAGAAATAGTTTTCAGGTAAGCTCCAGCACGATTCCTGACTGACTCAAAAAAGCGCGGCGACGGTGGGTGCTCACCTCCGGTTCTGGAACCAGACCTTGATCTGCTTGGGCTCGATGTTCGAGAGGATGGGGCACTCGCGCAGCAGCTGCTGCCTGCGCGAGGAGCTGGGTTTGGGGCACTCGGCGTACACCCGCTCGAGCGCCTCCACCTGCTCCTGCGTGTAGCGCACGTACTTGCCTGTGTCCATGCCGCCCTTGtcgtacccgccgccgccgccgtcgctgctccCGCTCcgcatcgccaccgccgccgccatagtCGCCGGGCCACTGACCACCACCGGAAGCAAAAGCTCCTCCTCGCGTCCTTGCGAGCTCTCAATTCCTCCTCGCAGCGATCAAAACCTGCGAGATTTCAACCAAAAGATACTGTG is a genomic window containing:
- the LOC117838826 gene encoding homeobox-leucine zipper protein HOX9 — protein: MAAAVAMRSGSSDGGGGGYDKGGMDTGKYVRYTQEQVEALERVYAECPKPSSSRRQQLLRECPILSNIEPKQIKVWFQNRRCRDKQRKESSRLQAVNRKLTAMNKLLMEENERLQKQVSQLVHENAYMKQQLQNPSLANDVSCESNVTTPANLRDASNPSGLLSIAEETLTEFLSKATGTAIDWVQMPGMKPGPDSFGIVTVSHGCRGVAARACGLVNLEPTKIVEILKDRPSWFRDCRSLEVFTVLPAGNGGTIELVYMQMYAPTTLVPARDFWTLRYTTTLEDGSLVVCERSLSGSGGGQSTATAQQFVRAEMLPSGYLVRQCEGGGSIVRIVDHLDLDAWSVPEVLRPLYESSRVVAQKMTTAALRHIRQIAQETSGEVVYALGRQPAVLRTFSQRLSRGFNDAISGFNDDGWSVMGGDGTEDVIIACNSKKTRNSSNPASAFGAPGGIICAKASMLLQSVPPAVLVRFLREHRSEWADYNFDAYSASALKTSPCSLPGLRSMRFSGSQIIMPLAHTVENEEILEVVRLEGQALTHDDGLLSRDIHLLQLCTGIEEKSMGSCFQLVFAPIDELFPDDAPLISSGFRVIPLDIKSDGVPSGRTLDLASSLEVGTTTQHASGDGSPDDCNLRSVLTIAFQFPYEIHLQDSVAAMARQYVRSIVSAVQRVSMAISPSRSGLSTGQKIISGFPEAATLVRWICKSYQYHLGVDLVSHSDEAGESLLRMFWDHQDAVLCCSFKEKPVFTFGNQMGIDMLETTLIALQDLTLDKIFDEAGRKALHAEIPKLMEQGYAYLPAGVCLSGMGRHVSYEQAIAWKVLGEDSNVHCLAFCFVNWSFV